From the Cupriavidus necator N-1 genome, one window contains:
- a CDS encoding PaaI family thioesterase produces the protein MEYRYGLASPADVANMNGRAILQAIVDGHLPQPPISQVLDFWLVEVGDGFAAFEGEPSSRLLNPMGSVHGGWPLTLIDSAAACAANSLLPAGTGYTTVETKGNFSRPIKPDTGRVRVEGRVVSHGRQIITAEARVLARDGRVLAHGTSTLLVLSPAREQ, from the coding sequence ATGGAATATCGATATGGCCTTGCCTCACCCGCCGACGTCGCAAACATGAACGGCCGGGCAATTCTTCAAGCCATTGTGGACGGTCACCTGCCACAGCCGCCTATCTCACAGGTCCTCGACTTCTGGTTAGTTGAGGTCGGCGACGGATTCGCCGCGTTCGAAGGCGAGCCGTCGTCCAGACTGCTCAATCCAATGGGTTCGGTGCACGGCGGATGGCCTCTGACGCTGATTGACAGCGCAGCCGCGTGCGCAGCCAACTCCCTTCTTCCCGCCGGCACTGGTTACACCACTGTCGAAACCAAGGGAAATTTCTCCCGGCCGATCAAGCCTGATACAGGCAGGGTCCGTGTCGAAGGCCGCGTTGTCAGCCACGGCCGTCAAATCATTACCGCGGAAGCTCGCGTGCTTGCGAGGGACGGGCGCGTCCTGGCCCATGGCACGTCTACGCTACTCGTGCTATCGCCTGCGCGGGAACAATAG
- a CDS encoding MarR family winged helix-turn-helix transcriptional regulator, with product MEKRRQGARSLRADAAAVLDVDLGWWSRLLARRITAELDEALASSGLSSTQFGLMCLIASATDDTLGSLAQRAGLNQSTMSRNVDQLVSTGLVEVVTSEADRRRRAVWLTEAGAFKLQQALALWQPAHRALRQKLGSELHDMVGEVAARLAE from the coding sequence ATGGAAAAGCGAAGGCAAGGAGCCAGGAGCCTGCGCGCAGACGCCGCTGCGGTTCTCGATGTCGATCTCGGCTGGTGGTCGCGCCTGTTGGCGCGCAGAATTACAGCGGAGCTGGATGAGGCCCTGGCTTCGTCTGGCCTGTCCAGCACGCAATTTGGATTGATGTGCCTGATCGCGTCAGCAACAGACGACACCCTTGGCTCGTTGGCGCAACGAGCCGGACTGAATCAATCGACAATGTCGAGGAATGTGGATCAGCTTGTCAGCACGGGGCTGGTGGAAGTCGTCACGTCCGAAGCGGATCGCCGCCGCCGCGCGGTGTGGTTGACAGAGGCCGGCGCCTTTAAGTTGCAGCAGGCTCTGGCGCTGTGGCAGCCCGCCCACCGCGCGTTGCGGCAAAAGCTGGGCTCAGAGTTGCACGACATGGTAGGCGAGGTCGCGGCAAGGCTGGCAGAGTAG
- a CDS encoding excalibur calcium-binding domain-containing protein, with protein sequence MYKGLLVVATVAAAFIYYKTHAPLVNPVAQAEPQQIEVSAVAATAEPAFRCEGKQHCSQMASCAEARFYLKNCPAVKMDGDGDGIPCETPPLQCMF encoded by the coding sequence ATGTATAAGGGCTTGCTGGTAGTTGCGACCGTCGCGGCCGCCTTCATCTATTACAAAACGCACGCGCCTCTGGTAAATCCCGTTGCCCAGGCCGAGCCACAGCAGATCGAGGTTTCAGCCGTGGCAGCCACGGCGGAACCGGCATTTCGCTGCGAGGGCAAACAGCACTGCAGCCAGATGGCATCCTGCGCGGAAGCGCGCTTCTATCTGAAAAACTGCCCGGCGGTAAAGATGGATGGGGATGGCGACGGTATTCCATGTGAGACGCCACCCCTCCAGTGTATGTTTTGA
- a CDS encoding bifunctional helix-turn-helix transcriptional regulator/GNAT family N-acetyltransferase, protein MDLVDIPAKSREATILELRDFSRRLVRELGFMRATLADSDLAPSAVHAIMEIGAQPGISAKDLGNILRLDKSNTSRQVARLEAGGLVERKTASEDARSSELYLTEAGQKLRKKIDRFATDQVSNALRRMVPADQQALVRSLALYADALTQGNAVKTAPADAVPGRILEGYQPGCIGDVASLHARFYSEHWGFGAFFEKKVATELAEFIGKMPADDKALWLYAENGRSLASLAIDGDDEQGIAHLRWFIVDDTLRGSGVGRQLMSHAMKFVDERYRETYLWTFKGLDAARHLYESFGFQLVDESEGTQWGTRVTEQRFSRCLA, encoded by the coding sequence GTGGACCTTGTCGATATTCCAGCCAAGTCTCGAGAAGCGACGATTCTCGAACTTCGCGACTTTTCCCGAAGACTGGTTCGCGAGCTCGGTTTCATGCGAGCCACCCTGGCCGATAGCGACCTTGCCCCGTCGGCGGTTCACGCGATCATGGAAATCGGGGCGCAGCCAGGGATCAGCGCAAAGGATTTGGGCAACATCCTGCGCCTGGACAAATCGAACACGAGCAGGCAGGTCGCAAGGCTGGAGGCTGGCGGACTCGTGGAGCGCAAGACCGCAAGCGAAGATGCACGTTCATCCGAGCTGTACCTGACCGAGGCCGGGCAGAAGCTTAGAAAGAAGATCGACCGCTTCGCAACGGATCAGGTGTCCAACGCGCTTCGGCGGATGGTTCCGGCTGACCAGCAGGCCCTGGTCCGCTCTCTCGCGCTGTACGCCGACGCACTTACGCAAGGCAACGCGGTCAAGACCGCCCCCGCAGATGCCGTGCCCGGACGGATCCTGGAGGGCTACCAACCCGGCTGCATTGGTGACGTGGCAAGCTTGCACGCCCGGTTTTACTCGGAGCATTGGGGCTTCGGCGCGTTCTTCGAAAAGAAGGTAGCGACAGAGCTTGCCGAGTTTATCGGCAAGATGCCAGCCGATGATAAGGCGCTGTGGCTCTACGCCGAAAACGGCCGGTCGCTCGCCTCGCTCGCAATCGACGGGGATGATGAACAGGGCATCGCCCATTTGCGCTGGTTCATTGTGGATGACACATTGCGTGGTTCCGGTGTCGGACGGCAACTGATGTCACACGCGATGAAATTTGTCGACGAGCGATATCGCGAGACCTACCTATGGACGTTCAAGGGATTGGATGCGGCACGCCATCTATACGAGTCATTTGGTTTTCAATTGGTGGACGAATCCGAGGGGACGCAATGGGGAACCCGGGTCACCGAGCAACGGTTTAGCCGTTGCCTGGCATGA
- a CDS encoding isochorismatase family cysteine hydrolase — translation MESAADAHSVTMQIPAIVPAKTALVVMHYQTDILALFPSVAPALLSNTRKLCDAARARGVSVYFAKIHFAPGYPEVSPLNRNGQGIKQLGLFVDDQISPELGQQATEPLIIAHRASVFFGTDLQVRLSAQGIDTLLMVGIASTGVVLSSVAYASDADFRLFTVKDCCSDPDQVVHDHLFSTAFDSRTTVLSLADALRLLA, via the coding sequence ATGGAAAGCGCCGCTGATGCGCACAGCGTGACCATGCAGATTCCGGCAATCGTTCCAGCGAAAACTGCGCTGGTGGTCATGCATTACCAGACCGACATCCTGGCGTTATTTCCCTCGGTCGCGCCCGCTTTGCTCTCCAATACGCGCAAGCTGTGTGACGCTGCACGGGCCCGGGGCGTCAGCGTCTATTTCGCCAAGATCCACTTTGCTCCAGGCTATCCGGAAGTCAGTCCGTTGAACAGGAACGGGCAGGGAATCAAGCAGCTTGGTCTTTTCGTCGACGACCAGATCTCGCCGGAACTCGGCCAGCAGGCCACTGAGCCGCTCATCATCGCGCATCGTGCCAGCGTGTTCTTTGGTACCGACCTGCAGGTGCGGCTTTCCGCGCAGGGTATCGATACCCTGCTTATGGTGGGCATTGCGTCGACCGGTGTGGTGCTGTCGTCGGTCGCGTACGCGAGCGATGCGGACTTCCGTTTATTCACGGTCAAGGATTGCTGCTCCGACCCGGATCAGGTCGTGCACGATCATCTCTTTTCAACCGCGTTCGATTCGCGCACAACGGTGCTCTCGCTCGCTGATGCCTTGCGGTTGCTTGCCTAG
- a CDS encoding nuclear transport factor 2 family protein, with protein sequence MTDDAVQLANLLYIYAERMDAGDLPGVAALFEHAEIETGDAVQRGSAAMLKLWQAYVKLHADGTPRTRHVISNPIIEIAPDRLTATVRSYYTVLQATDRIALQVIAAGRYHDAFEKVEGRWRFSRRNYAVLDLRGNLTDHLLVPSA encoded by the coding sequence ATGACCGACGATGCAGTGCAGCTTGCCAATCTCCTCTACATCTATGCCGAGCGCATGGACGCCGGTGATCTGCCCGGGGTCGCTGCACTGTTCGAACACGCAGAGATCGAAACCGGAGATGCCGTGCAGCGAGGTTCCGCGGCCATGCTGAAGCTCTGGCAAGCCTATGTGAAATTGCACGCAGATGGAACGCCCAGAACCAGGCATGTCATCAGCAATCCGATCATTGAGATTGCTCCGGACCGCCTGACAGCGACCGTCAGATCGTACTATACGGTCCTTCAGGCAACCGACCGTATCGCGCTGCAGGTGATCGCGGCCGGTCGCTATCATGACGCCTTCGAAAAGGTCGAGGGACGCTGGCGCTTCAGTCGCCGCAATTATGCGGTGCTCGATCTGAGGGGTAACCTGACCGATCATCTGCTCGTGCCGTCTGCCTGA
- a CDS encoding helix-turn-helix transcriptional regulator, whose translation MLPDPLPAAELSALLAQLYQGPTEAVPWAGFLESVRQRLGATFVTLVLRHPATDRPGLIVNASDYGPHLPGEPSYSEQYYALCPFLDLHPDRLFSADELFGEAGWLAHPFYTQYLQPLGLRYILAANLVTPDGVECALFISRTDAGQDFGEADKALLHGLLPHLKRAVDLHAALDVLASERSLYADAVDRLQVGTVILDEHGRTIRTNDVAGRLLQARDGLYLSDGALHAHCPVENRRFRKILEGAAQAHALAAPRSEVTTLSRPAAPTPLSVLVRPIPLSYRSEDKSRRPAVAVFIRDPAGSPRNTHANLRKLFHLTPTEIELALLMVDGLTLDEAAMRLGVKKNTARAHLRGIFAKTGATRQAVLVKMLLSSVVGMG comes from the coding sequence ATGCTGCCAGACCCCCTGCCGGCCGCCGAGCTGAGCGCCCTGCTCGCCCAGCTCTACCAGGGCCCGACCGAAGCCGTGCCCTGGGCCGGCTTCCTGGAAAGCGTGCGCCAGCGCCTGGGCGCCACCTTCGTCACGCTGGTGCTGCGCCACCCGGCCACCGACCGGCCGGGCCTGATCGTCAATGCCTCCGACTACGGCCCGCACCTGCCGGGCGAGCCCTCATACAGCGAGCAGTACTACGCGCTGTGCCCCTTCCTGGACCTGCACCCGGACCGGCTCTTCAGCGCCGACGAACTGTTTGGCGAAGCCGGCTGGCTGGCGCATCCGTTCTACACTCAATACCTTCAACCACTGGGCCTGCGCTATATCCTGGCGGCCAACCTGGTCACGCCCGACGGCGTGGAGTGCGCGCTGTTCATCAGCCGCACCGACGCGGGACAGGACTTCGGCGAGGCCGACAAGGCACTGCTGCACGGCCTGCTGCCGCACCTGAAGCGCGCAGTGGACCTGCATGCCGCGCTCGACGTTCTTGCTTCTGAACGGTCCCTGTACGCGGATGCCGTCGACCGGCTGCAGGTCGGCACTGTGATCCTGGACGAGCACGGCAGGACCATCCGGACCAACGACGTCGCCGGCCGCCTGCTGCAGGCGCGCGACGGCCTCTACCTGTCAGACGGCGCGCTGCACGCGCACTGCCCGGTGGAAAACCGCAGGTTCCGCAAGATCCTGGAAGGCGCTGCCCAGGCCCACGCGCTGGCCGCACCGCGCAGCGAAGTCACCACGCTGAGCCGGCCCGCCGCGCCCACGCCCCTGAGCGTGCTGGTGCGGCCGATCCCGCTCAGCTATCGCAGCGAAGACAAGTCACGCCGACCCGCAGTGGCGGTGTTCATCCGCGACCCGGCAGGATCGCCGCGCAACACCCACGCCAACCTGCGCAAGCTGTTCCACCTGACCCCGACCGAGATCGAACTGGCTTTACTGATGGTCGACGGGCTAACGCTGGATGAAGCCGCGATGCGGCTTGGCGTCAAGAAGAACACGGCGCGGGCACACCTGCGGGGCATCTTTGCCAAGACCGGGGCAACGCGGCAGGCGGTGCTGGTGAAGATGTTGCTGTCCAGTGTGGTGGGGATGGGGTGA
- the cysN gene encoding sulfate adenylyltransferase subunit CysN has product METLIDTAPALAQDAAQATGTSGEIAHYLRAQQSKSLLRFITCGSVDDGKSTLIGRLLYESKMLFEDQLAQLEADSKKMGTQGQNLDFALLVDGLAAEREQGITIDVAYRFFATDKRKFIVADTPGHEQYTRNMVTGASTADLAILLVDARRGVQTQTRRHSYLVATLGIRRVVLAVNKLDMVDYSREVHTRIENEYREFARQIGLTDITCIPMSALRGDNITEPSANTPWYHGPTLMAHLENVPIDNAPVQGESFRLPVQWVNRPNLDFRGFAGTVSAGEIRRGDRVRALPSGRESRVAGIVGAAGACEHAMRGQAVTLTLEDEIDISRGDVLACPEDPPAVADQFEATLVWMNEDAMLPGRPYLLKLGTRTVGVTVAQPKYKVNVNTLEHLAARTLELNEIGVCNLHLDQPVAFDPYARNRELGGFIIIDRLSNNTVGAGMLRFALRRAQNVHWQAIDVDRRAHAALKHQSPRIVWFTGLSGAGKSTIANLVEKRLHTLGHHTYLLDGDNVRHGLNKDLGFAEADRVENIRRVAEVARLMLDAGLIVLVSFISPFRSERDMARALAGNGDFVEVFIDTPLAVAEQRDPKGLYRKARRGELKNFTGIDSPYQPPERPEIRIDTTVDTAEQAAERIVAWLREKP; this is encoded by the coding sequence ATGGAAACCCTGATCGACACCGCGCCCGCGCTTGCGCAAGACGCCGCGCAAGCCACCGGCACCTCGGGCGAGATCGCCCACTACTTGCGCGCCCAGCAAAGCAAGAGCCTGCTGCGCTTCATCACCTGCGGCAGCGTCGACGACGGCAAGAGCACGCTGATCGGCCGGCTGCTGTATGAATCGAAGATGCTGTTCGAAGACCAGCTCGCCCAGCTGGAAGCCGACTCGAAGAAGATGGGCACGCAGGGCCAGAACCTCGACTTCGCGCTGCTGGTGGACGGCCTGGCCGCGGAGCGCGAACAAGGCATCACCATCGACGTGGCCTACCGCTTCTTCGCCACCGACAAGCGCAAGTTCATCGTGGCCGACACGCCGGGGCACGAACAGTACACGCGCAACATGGTCACCGGCGCTTCCACCGCCGACCTGGCCATCCTGCTGGTGGATGCGCGCCGCGGCGTGCAGACCCAGACGCGCCGCCACAGCTACCTGGTGGCGACGCTTGGCATCCGCCGCGTGGTGCTGGCGGTCAACAAGCTGGACATGGTCGACTACTCGCGCGAGGTCCATACGCGCATCGAGAACGAGTACCGGGAGTTTGCCCGGCAGATCGGCCTGACCGATATCACCTGCATTCCGATGTCGGCCCTGCGCGGCGACAACATCACCGAGCCCAGCGCCAATACCCCGTGGTACCACGGCCCGACGCTGATGGCCCACCTGGAGAACGTGCCGATCGACAATGCGCCCGTGCAGGGCGAATCGTTCCGGCTGCCGGTGCAGTGGGTCAACCGGCCCAACCTGGACTTCCGCGGTTTTGCCGGCACCGTCAGCGCCGGCGAGATCCGCCGCGGCGACCGCGTGCGCGCGCTGCCCTCGGGCCGCGAGAGCCGCGTGGCCGGCATCGTTGGCGCCGCCGGCGCGTGCGAGCACGCCATGCGCGGCCAGGCGGTGACGCTGACGCTGGAGGACGAGATCGACATCAGCCGCGGCGACGTGCTGGCCTGCCCGGAAGACCCGCCGGCGGTGGCCGACCAGTTCGAGGCCACGCTGGTGTGGATGAACGAGGACGCCATGCTGCCCGGGCGCCCCTACCTGCTCAAGCTCGGCACACGCACCGTGGGCGTGACCGTGGCGCAGCCCAAGTACAAGGTCAATGTCAACACGCTCGAACACCTGGCCGCGCGCACGCTGGAGCTGAACGAGATCGGCGTGTGCAACCTGCACCTGGACCAGCCGGTGGCCTTCGATCCCTACGCGCGCAACCGCGAGCTGGGCGGCTTCATCATCATCGACCGCCTCAGCAACAACACGGTCGGCGCCGGCATGCTGCGCTTTGCGCTGCGCAGGGCGCAGAACGTGCACTGGCAGGCCATCGACGTGGACCGCCGCGCCCATGCCGCACTCAAGCACCAGTCGCCGCGCATCGTCTGGTTCACCGGGCTCTCCGGCGCAGGCAAGTCCACCATCGCCAACCTGGTGGAAAAGCGCCTGCACACGCTGGGCCACCACACCTACCTGCTCGACGGCGACAACGTGCGCCACGGCCTGAACAAGGACCTGGGCTTCGCCGAGGCCGACCGCGTCGAGAATATCCGGCGCGTGGCGGAAGTGGCAAGGCTGATGCTCGATGCGGGCCTGATCGTGCTGGTGTCCTTCATCTCGCCGTTCCGCTCGGAGCGCGACATGGCGCGCGCGCTCGCCGGCAACGGCGATTTCGTCGAAGTCTTCATCGACACGCCGCTGGCGGTGGCTGAGCAACGCGACCCCAAGGGCCTGTATCGCAAGGCGCGGCGCGGCGAGCTGAAGAACTTCACCGGCATCGACTCGCCGTACCAGCCGCCCGAGCGGCCCGAGATCCGCATCGACACCACCGTCGACACGGCGGAGCAGGCGGCGGAGCGGATCGTGGCGTGGCTGCGGGAGAAACCCTAG
- the cysD gene encoding sulfate adenylyltransferase subunit CysD: MLTHLEQLEAESIHIMREVVAECENPVMLYSIGKDSAVMLHLAMKAFHPARPPFPLLHVDTTWKFGEMIAFRDQTAARLGLDLRVHVNPEGLARNISPHEHGSAVHTDVWKTQGLKQALDHYGFDAAFGGARRDEEKSRAKERVFSVRTAQHRWDPKMQRPELWRQYNTRKRKGESLRVFPLSNWTELDIWQYIYLNDIPIVPLYYAKERPVVERDGTLIMVDDERLPLRPGETPQLRKVRFRTLGCYPLTGAIESEADTLGGIIQEMLLATTSERQGRLIDSDSAGSMEKKKQEGYF; encoded by the coding sequence ATGTTGACCCACCTGGAGCAACTGGAGGCGGAGAGCATCCACATCATGCGGGAGGTGGTGGCGGAATGCGAAAACCCCGTCATGCTCTATTCCATCGGCAAGGACAGCGCCGTGATGCTGCACCTTGCCATGAAGGCCTTCCACCCCGCGCGGCCGCCGTTCCCGCTGCTGCACGTCGATACCACGTGGAAGTTCGGCGAGATGATCGCATTCCGCGACCAGACCGCCGCGCGCCTTGGCCTGGACCTGCGCGTGCATGTCAACCCCGAGGGGCTGGCACGCAATATCAGCCCGCACGAGCACGGCTCCGCCGTCCATACCGACGTGTGGAAGACCCAGGGCCTGAAGCAGGCGCTGGACCACTACGGCTTTGACGCCGCCTTCGGCGGCGCGCGCCGCGACGAGGAAAAGTCGCGTGCCAAGGAGCGCGTGTTCTCGGTACGCACCGCCCAGCACCGCTGGGACCCGAAGATGCAGCGGCCCGAGCTCTGGCGCCAGTACAACACCCGCAAGCGCAAGGGCGAAAGCCTGCGCGTGTTCCCGCTGTCCAACTGGACCGAGCTGGACATCTGGCAATACATCTACCTGAACGACATCCCCATCGTGCCGCTCTACTACGCCAAGGAGCGCCCGGTGGTGGAGCGAGACGGCACGCTGATCATGGTCGACGATGAGCGCCTGCCGCTGCGCCCTGGAGAAACGCCGCAGCTGCGCAAGGTGCGCTTCCGCACGCTGGGCTGCTACCCGCTCACCGGCGCGATCGAGAGCGAGGCCGACACCCTCGGCGGCATCATCCAGGAAATGCTGCTGGCGACCACCTCGGAGCGCCAGGGACGGTTGATCGACAGCGACTCAGCCGGTTCGATGGAAAAGAAGAAGCAGGAGGGATACTTCTGA
- a CDS encoding DUF1214 domain-containing protein, with protein MANSAEEQLLCGQTWAEFCEVLKRSGQQILRPEAPADALTRAEGFRYLSRLLRIALEMHVEFADPAFPDFFSPSHETAKIGADNPDNLYRYARLDGGAEYRIRGRRGTVAYLSFGTQKGGYETDGRMVQTGFLDSNKLAVAADGSFEIVLSARQHEGNWVRMEPGTNALVVRQTFMDRKAETPAELHIERLNGSDKPPVLDAERLHGGLLRAAGFVEGTARIFADWAQGYGGHVNALPPADQAVCQAAGGDPNIFYYHSCWALADDEALVVEVDRVPACDFWNFQINNYWMESLDYRYHDICLNKHSARLDASGGVTVILSARDPGLPNWLETAGHRNGTMCWRWVGAAQPVHPRTRVVKLESLRNECRENV; from the coding sequence ATGGCGAACTCCGCCGAAGAACAATTGCTGTGCGGCCAGACCTGGGCCGAGTTTTGCGAGGTCCTCAAGCGCAGCGGGCAGCAGATCCTGCGCCCGGAGGCGCCGGCGGACGCGCTCACGCGCGCCGAGGGCTTCCGCTACCTGAGCCGCCTGCTGCGCATTGCGCTGGAGATGCATGTGGAATTCGCCGATCCGGCGTTTCCCGACTTCTTCTCACCGTCGCACGAAACCGCCAAGATCGGCGCAGACAATCCGGACAATCTCTATCGCTACGCACGCCTGGACGGCGGTGCCGAGTACCGCATCCGCGGCCGGCGCGGCACGGTGGCCTACCTGAGTTTCGGTACGCAGAAGGGCGGCTACGAAACCGACGGGCGCATGGTCCAGACCGGCTTTCTCGACAGCAACAAGCTGGCAGTGGCGGCGGATGGCAGTTTCGAAATCGTCCTCAGCGCGCGCCAGCACGAAGGCAACTGGGTGCGCATGGAGCCGGGCACCAATGCGCTGGTGGTGCGGCAGACCTTTATGGACCGCAAGGCTGAGACCCCGGCCGAACTGCACATCGAGCGCCTCAATGGCAGCGACAAGCCGCCCGTGCTCGATGCCGAGCGCCTGCACGGCGGCCTGCTGCGCGCCGCGGGCTTTGTCGAGGGCACCGCGCGCATCTTCGCCGACTGGGCGCAGGGCTATGGCGGCCATGTCAACGCACTGCCGCCCGCCGATCAGGCCGTATGCCAGGCCGCAGGCGGCGATCCCAACATCTTCTACTACCACTCCTGCTGGGCGCTGGCGGACGACGAAGCGCTGGTGGTCGAGGTGGACCGGGTGCCGGCCTGCGATTTCTGGAATTTCCAGATCAACAACTACTGGATGGAGTCGCTCGACTACCGCTACCACGACATCTGCCTGAACAAGCACAGTGCCCGGCTGGATGCCAGCGGCGGCGTCACCGTCATCCTCAGCGCGCGCGATCCTGGCCTGCCCAACTGGCTGGAGACCGCGGGCCACCGCAACGGCACCATGTGCTGGCGCTGGGTGGGGGCGGCGCAGCCGGTGCATCCACGCACGCGCGTGGTCAAGCTTGAATCGCTCAGGAATGAATGCAGGGAGAACGTATGA
- a CDS encoding sulfotransferase family protein, which yields MNTIASEHTTVLDVERLLAQASEQAGGLTDFGPGDYREALEVLSDSLAREAGLSPQGAQMLQGKLQAQLVNRLVIQDYCRRHPEILEEGVDDPLVIVGLPRTGTTLLQRMLATDARFHSAAWWETRYPAPLPGEDVRDAGRRIGLAREEVAQMIRFIPDILAIHPLDAMAADEEFMLMEHSFLCAMDSYANVPSYTDWLARHDRTQVYAYLKTMLQFLQWQKRQRGEAPAQRWVLKTPQHLHTLEILFRVFPGAQVVLTHRDPAQTIPSMASMAHTLWKLYADAPDAVTVGRQWGGQMQRATAHAMTVRDSLPADRFLDVRFEDTVSDPFGVAQAVYRFAGMPLTESARAGIWAWMEGNPRNQRAAHAYTLEQFGLSQEQLERDFAGYRARHILKQN from the coding sequence ATGAACACCATCGCATCCGAACACACCACGGTGCTTGACGTGGAGCGCTTGCTGGCACAGGCCAGCGAACAGGCCGGCGGACTGACTGACTTTGGCCCGGGCGACTACCGCGAGGCGCTGGAGGTGCTGTCCGACTCGCTTGCACGCGAAGCCGGGCTGTCGCCGCAGGGCGCGCAGATGCTGCAAGGCAAGCTGCAGGCGCAACTGGTGAATCGGCTGGTGATCCAGGACTACTGCCGGCGCCATCCCGAGATCCTGGAAGAGGGCGTCGACGATCCGCTGGTGATCGTCGGCCTGCCGCGCACCGGCACCACGCTGCTGCAGCGCATGCTGGCCACGGACGCGCGCTTCCACTCGGCGGCGTGGTGGGAAACGCGCTACCCGGCGCCGCTGCCCGGCGAGGACGTGCGCGACGCCGGCCGGCGCATCGGGCTGGCGCGCGAGGAAGTGGCGCAGATGATCCGCTTTATCCCGGACATCCTCGCCATCCATCCGCTCGACGCCATGGCGGCCGACGAGGAATTCATGCTGATGGAGCATTCCTTCCTGTGCGCGATGGATTCCTACGCCAACGTGCCGTCCTATACCGACTGGCTGGCGCGGCACGACCGCACCCAGGTCTATGCCTACCTGAAGACCATGCTGCAGTTCCTGCAGTGGCAGAAGCGGCAGCGCGGCGAGGCGCCGGCGCAGCGGTGGGTGCTGAAGACGCCGCAGCACCTGCATACGCTGGAAATCCTGTTCCGGGTCTTCCCCGGCGCGCAGGTCGTGCTGACCCATCGCGACCCCGCCCAGACCATTCCGTCGATGGCCAGCATGGCGCATACGCTGTGGAAGCTATACGCCGATGCGCCCGACGCCGTCACGGTGGGGCGGCAGTGGGGCGGGCAGATGCAGCGCGCCACCGCCCATGCCATGACGGTGCGCGACAGTCTGCCTGCCGACCGCTTCCTCGACGTGCGCTTCGAGGATACGGTGAGCGATCCCTTCGGCGTGGCGCAGGCGGTCTACCGCTTTGCCGGCATGCCGCTGACCGAGTCCGCCCGCGCCGGCATCTGGGCATGGATGGAGGGCAACCCGCGCAACCAGCGCGCGGCGCACGCTTATACGCTGGAGCAGTTCGGCCTGAGCCAGGAACAACTGGAACGCGATTTCGCCGGCTACCGCGCGCGGCACATCCTGAAGCAAAACTAA
- a CDS encoding SDR family oxidoreductase, with amino-acid sequence MLLKDKIVIVSGIGPGLGVKLAVEAAREGARAVAIAARTAAKLDDAQARIDALGADCEVLKVVTDITDRAQSRHLASETMRRFGRIDALVNSAFQHGNFPEPVEAADLDVWRQVFDTNVFGTMTLTQEVAALMKPQGGGAIVMINTQATRKPMPGESGYAASKGALAVAVKYLARELGPHGIRANSIFMGWMWGEPVQGYVRHAAAEQGVSEDTVIAPVAAQIALGRMPTDDDCARAALFLVSDYARAITGASLDANGGDFMP; translated from the coding sequence ATGCTGTTGAAGGACAAGATCGTCATCGTATCCGGCATCGGCCCCGGGCTGGGCGTCAAGCTGGCCGTGGAGGCGGCGCGCGAAGGCGCCCGCGCCGTTGCCATCGCCGCGCGCACCGCGGCGAAACTGGACGACGCCCAGGCCCGCATCGACGCACTGGGCGCCGACTGCGAAGTGCTCAAGGTGGTGACCGACATCACCGACCGGGCCCAGTCCCGGCATCTGGCCAGCGAGACCATGCGCCGCTTCGGCCGCATCGACGCGCTGGTCAACAGCGCCTTCCAGCACGGCAACTTCCCCGAGCCGGTGGAAGCGGCCGACCTGGATGTCTGGCGCCAGGTGTTCGACACCAACGTGTTCGGCACCATGACCCTGACGCAGGAGGTGGCGGCGCTGATGAAGCCGCAGGGCGGCGGCGCCATTGTCATGATCAACACCCAGGCCACGCGCAAGCCGATGCCCGGCGAATCGGGCTACGCGGCGTCCAAGGGCGCGCTGGCAGTGGCGGTCAAGTACCTGGCGCGCGAACTGGGCCCGCATGGCATCCGCGCCAACAGCATCTTCATGGGCTGGATGTGGGGGGAGCCGGTGCAGGGCTATGTGCGCCACGCCGCGGCCGAGCAGGGCGTGAGCGAGGACACCGTGATCGCGCCGGTGGCCGCGCAGATTGCGCTGGGCCGCATGCCGACCGACGACGACTGCGCGCGCGCGGCGCTGTTTCTCGTGTCAGACTACGCTAGGGCCATCACCGGCGCTTCGCTGGATGCCAACGGCGGCGATTTCATGCCCTGA